A DNA window from Guyparkeria halophila contains the following coding sequences:
- a CDS encoding NAD(P)/FAD-dependent oxidoreductase, with protein sequence MNRRDFLKILGASAAGTSTLTAPLARAERAPRVVIIGGGVGGATTAKYLKLYAPQTHVTIIEPKREYQRPYGSSEVITGQIELEDIVISYDDLQTRHGVEFVHEAVESIDYDARQVQTNGGTRLDYDRLVVSPGVSFDFDAIEGLTAELAETKLPHAWDAGDQLLVLKEQLESLPENPTVVIGPPPNPYRCPPGPYERAGLIAQWLLDRGDTEARVVILDPKNGFTTDYTMLHAWNDLYDFNLPEPARSKYSDEEWAQLTVHEKTGPIEWVMGELGGRILSVDAEAMTVEAEAGTFKADMINIIPPLKAGQIAIDQGLADDSGWCPVDQRTFESTRHANVHVIGDSCIAGAMPKSGYAANSQAKVLAIQLKALLAGNEPVEPVFQNTCYALAGNTDVGMFVADVFRMDGDTIARVEEQRYLPFDATETEYRLAALYQHNWMKAFTEDCFS encoded by the coding sequence ATGAATCGTCGCGACTTTCTCAAGATCCTCGGCGCCAGCGCCGCCGGCACATCCACACTGACCGCCCCGCTGGCACGTGCCGAACGCGCGCCTCGGGTGGTCATCATCGGCGGCGGTGTGGGTGGGGCCACCACCGCCAAGTACCTGAAGCTCTACGCCCCACAGACCCACGTCACCATCATCGAGCCCAAGCGCGAATACCAGCGCCCCTACGGCTCGTCCGAGGTGATCACCGGGCAGATCGAGCTCGAGGACATCGTCATCTCCTACGACGACCTCCAGACCCGGCATGGCGTGGAATTCGTCCATGAGGCGGTCGAGTCGATCGACTATGACGCCAGGCAGGTGCAGACGAACGGCGGCACGCGTCTCGACTACGACCGGCTGGTGGTCTCGCCGGGCGTATCGTTCGACTTCGACGCGATCGAGGGGCTGACCGCCGAGCTCGCCGAGACCAAGCTCCCGCATGCCTGGGATGCCGGCGATCAGCTGCTGGTGCTCAAGGAGCAGCTCGAGTCCCTGCCCGAGAACCCGACGGTGGTCATCGGGCCGCCGCCCAATCCCTACCGCTGCCCGCCGGGACCCTACGAGCGCGCCGGGCTGATCGCCCAGTGGCTGCTCGACCGCGGCGACACCGAGGCACGCGTGGTGATCCTCGACCCGAAGAACGGCTTTACCACCGACTACACCATGCTGCACGCCTGGAACGACCTCTACGACTTCAACCTGCCCGAACCGGCCCGTTCGAAGTACAGCGACGAGGAGTGGGCGCAGTTGACGGTCCACGAGAAGACCGGCCCGATCGAGTGGGTCATGGGCGAGCTGGGCGGACGCATCCTCTCCGTGGATGCCGAGGCCATGACCGTCGAGGCCGAGGCCGGCACCTTCAAGGCGGACATGATCAACATCATCCCGCCACTGAAGGCCGGCCAGATTGCCATCGACCAGGGCCTGGCCGACGACTCGGGCTGGTGCCCGGTCGATCAGCGCACCTTCGAGTCCACCCGTCACGCGAATGTCCACGTGATCGGCGACTCGTGCATCGCTGGCGCCATGCCCAAATCGGGTTACGCGGCCAACAGCCAGGCCAAGGTGCTCGCCATCCAGCTCAAGGCGCTGCTCGCGGGCAACGAGCCGGTCGAACCGGTATTCCAGAACACCTGTTACGCGCTGGCCGGCAACACCGACGTGGGCATGTTCGTCGCCGACGTGTTCCGCATGGACGGCGACACGATCGCCCGAGTGGAGGAGCAACGCTACCTGCCGTTCGATGCCACCGAAACGGAGTATCGACTCGCCGCGCTCTACCAGCACAACTGGATGAAGGCATTCACCGAGGACTGCTTCTCATGA
- a CDS encoding cytochrome c, whose amino-acid sequence MDLIGLFPTWYEPAIGSGWVIGLIATIHVLFSHTAVGAAILFAVLAYIGMRDDRPELIDFIKKYGLFLLVFSYILGSITGPGIWYSTTVGSPRGISALIHNFVWKWATEWVFFVIEVIGVYMLVYLAGKLERRTYMKVAVIFGLTSYTTMLAIVGILSFMMMPGRPEQWFAEGGYLYGFYGPNTFAQLMIRTAFMFTMTAVVGGIVAAGLKDEVFKRWLLRRLAIVGGLSAIVGISLYPWYLGTLPSIAHLVMENRLPDYFTPSILIVLGAMLAYFAMTFFRPKLVTATVAGFATLAILVLGLWPGETVRESVRKPYIAGQYLYSNQVIGHDVPGMGVKSEIPTLEKVGFTHAHVFWPESQKEITRENTMDVGRNLAITACSNCHSLSATGIRPLKNYFPQQADVEGIKKYLLGALATGNTMYMPQIPLKDDEAEALAVYIASLNDPEAAAAHLDGDTTALLDNPSREEDQ is encoded by the coding sequence ATGGATCTGATCGGACTCTTTCCCACCTGGTACGAGCCGGCGATCGGCTCGGGCTGGGTAATCGGCCTGATCGCCACCATCCACGTGCTGTTCTCGCACACGGCGGTGGGCGCGGCGATCCTGTTCGCGGTGCTCGCCTATATCGGCATGCGCGACGACCGGCCGGAACTGATCGACTTCATCAAGAAGTACGGCCTGTTCCTGCTGGTCTTTTCCTACATCCTCGGCTCGATCACCGGGCCGGGGATCTGGTACTCGACCACGGTGGGCAGCCCGCGGGGCATCTCGGCACTGATCCACAACTTCGTCTGGAAGTGGGCCACCGAGTGGGTCTTCTTCGTGATCGAGGTGATCGGCGTCTACATGCTGGTGTATCTCGCCGGCAAGCTCGAGCGGCGCACCTACATGAAGGTGGCGGTGATCTTCGGCCTGACCTCCTACACCACCATGCTCGCGATCGTCGGCATCCTCTCGTTTATGATGATGCCGGGCCGCCCCGAGCAGTGGTTCGCCGAGGGCGGCTACCTGTACGGCTTCTACGGCCCGAACACCTTCGCCCAGTTGATGATCCGCACCGCCTTCATGTTCACCATGACGGCCGTGGTGGGCGGCATCGTCGCCGCCGGACTCAAGGACGAGGTCTTCAAGCGCTGGCTGCTCAGGCGCCTGGCCATCGTCGGCGGGCTGTCCGCGATTGTCGGCATCTCGCTGTACCCCTGGTACCTGGGGACCCTGCCGAGCATTGCTCACCTGGTGATGGAAAACCGCCTGCCGGACTACTTCACTCCGTCGATCCTGATCGTGCTCGGCGCGATGCTGGCCTACTTCGCGATGACCTTCTTCCGCCCGAAGCTGGTCACCGCCACCGTGGCCGGTTTCGCCACCCTGGCGATCCTGGTGCTCGGGTTGTGGCCGGGCGAGACCGTGCGCGAATCGGTACGCAAGCCCTACATCGCCGGGCAGTACCTGTACTCCAACCAGGTCATCGGCCATGACGTGCCGGGCATGGGCGTGAAATCGGAGATCCCGACGCTGGAGAAGGTGGGCTTTACCCACGCGCACGTCTTCTGGCCGGAATCGCAGAAGGAGATCACCCGCGAGAACACCATGGACGTGGGGCGCAATCTCGCCATCACGGCCTGCAGCAACTGCCACTCGCTTTCCGCCACAGGCATCCGCCCGCTGAAGAACTACTTCCCGCAGCAGGCGGACGTCGAGGGCATCAAGAAATACCTGCTGGGTGCGCTGGCGACCGGCAACACCATGTACATGCCGCAGATCCCGCTCAAGGACGATGAAGCCGAGGCCCTGGCCGTCTACATCGCCAGTCTCAATGACCCCGAGGCCGCCGCGGCGCACCTCGATGGCGACACGACGGCACTGCTCGACAACCCCAGCCGTGAGGAGGACCAGTAA
- a CDS encoding c-type cytochrome, with translation MTRNHPTRWAAAALAGALLAGLAIAGAQAAEPSNDVVTWSPATWHQAMRDMPSGDTARGKELHDQRFCASCHGEHGESLTGNWPHLAGQRAEYTYKQLVDYAEHRRREDNRAHLMNVVSEGLSEQDMADLAAFYEAQGLPDKAKPAKSHPADQLVSVGDPSRLITPCAACHGSNGSGGINESPSLRGQPVDYFVRTMELFRDGKRHNDVAHGMSQFAEPLTDEEIAALAEYYAVD, from the coding sequence ATGACACGCAACCATCCCACTCGGTGGGCCGCCGCGGCGCTCGCCGGTGCCCTTCTCGCCGGTCTGGCGATTGCCGGCGCGCAGGCCGCCGAGCCGTCGAACGACGTCGTCACGTGGTCGCCCGCGACCTGGCACCAGGCCATGCGCGACATGCCCAGCGGCGATACCGCCCGTGGCAAGGAACTGCACGACCAGCGCTTCTGCGCCTCGTGCCACGGTGAGCACGGCGAATCGCTGACCGGCAACTGGCCGCATCTGGCCGGTCAGCGCGCCGAATACACCTACAAGCAACTGGTGGACTACGCCGAGCATCGACGCCGCGAGGACAATCGCGCCCACCTCATGAATGTGGTCAGCGAGGGTCTGAGCGAGCAGGACATGGCCGACCTGGCGGCGTTCTACGAGGCACAAGGGCTGCCCGACAAGGCCAAGCCGGCGAAATCGCATCCGGCCGATCAACTGGTCAGCGTCGGCGATCCCAGCCGACTGATCACGCCCTGCGCGGCCTGTCACGGCAGCAACGGCTCCGGCGGCATCAACGAGTCACCCAGCCTGCGCGGCCAGCCGGTGGACTACTTCGTGCGCACCATGGAGCTGTTTCGTGATGGCAAACGCCACAACGACGTGGCCCACGGCATGTCGCAGTTCGCCGAGCCGCTGACCGACGAGGAGATCGCCGCACTGGCGGAATACTACGCGGTCGACTGA
- a CDS encoding universal stress protein: protein MTDNKDQVLACIDGSRSSEAATDFAVWAAQALEAPLTFLHAINNPHAPSKTNLSGNMTLGGREKLLEEMVELEEKRGKLERERGRALLADVLSRARDRGFDEPAELLRNGDITEVILELQEAMQMLVIGKQGRDGDMEAMHVGSHLSSILSMIHKPTLVTPLAFKQPESFLIAYDGSPSAYKLVEMAANTPLLQGLPVHILMVGEEKQTNWDKIQAANTKLQKAGFDTQVAIRQGKVDEAVSMYIEEKNIDLLAMGAYGHSPIRYLVLGSTTTKMIMKANVPLLVVR, encoded by the coding sequence ATGACCGACAACAAGGACCAGGTACTCGCCTGCATCGACGGTTCGCGCTCCTCCGAGGCGGCCACCGACTTTGCCGTCTGGGCGGCGCAGGCCCTCGAGGCACCGCTGACGTTCCTGCACGCGATCAACAATCCGCATGCCCCATCCAAGACCAATCTTTCCGGCAACATGACCCTGGGCGGGCGCGAGAAGCTGCTCGAGGAGATGGTCGAGCTGGAGGAAAAGCGCGGCAAGCTCGAGCGAGAGCGCGGTCGGGCCCTGCTGGCCGACGTGCTCTCGCGGGCGCGTGACCGCGGCTTCGATGAGCCGGCCGAGCTGCTGCGCAACGGTGATATCACCGAGGTGATCCTGGAGCTCCAGGAGGCCATGCAGATGCTGGTGATCGGCAAGCAGGGCCGCGACGGGGACATGGAGGCCATGCACGTGGGCAGCCACCTGTCGAGCATCCTGTCGATGATCCACAAGCCTACCCTGGTCACGCCGCTGGCATTCAAGCAGCCCGAGAGTTTCCTGATCGCCTACGACGGCAGTCCCTCGGCCTACAAGCTCGTCGAGATGGCGGCCAACACGCCGCTGCTGCAGGGCCTGCCGGTGCACATCCTGATGGTCGGCGAGGAGAAGCAGACCAACTGGGACAAGATCCAGGCGGCCAACACCAAGCTGCAGAAGGCCGGCTTCGACACCCAGGTGGCGATCCGCCAGGGCAAGGTGGACGAGGCGGTATCGATGTACATCGAGGAGAAGAACATCGACCTGCTGGCCATGGGTGCCTATGGTCACAGCCCGATCCGTTATCTGGTGCTGGGTAGCACCACCACCAAGATGATCATGAAGGCCAACGTGCCGTTGCTGGTAGTGCGCTGA
- a CDS encoding SulP family inorganic anion transporter encodes MNWYRIKQEWFSNMRGDALSGLVVALALIPEAIAFSIIAGVDPKVGLYASFAIAVVIAFTGGRPGMISAATAATALLMITLVKDHGLEYLLAATILAGVLQIGAGYIRLDRLMRFISNSVMTGFVNALAILIFMAQLPELTNVTWHVYAMTAAGLAIIYGLPKLTNVIPSPLVTIVVLTIIAWLMNIDVRTVGDMGEMPDTLPVFFLPDIPLNLETLMIILPYSAAIAVVGLLESLMTQNLLDTLTDTKTSRARECKGQGIANIVSGSMGGMAGCAMVGQSVINIKSGGRGRLSTFLAGIYLLILVVFLAPVLTLIPMAALVAVMIMVSIGTFSWGSIRDLKKHPMSTNVVMVMTVIVTVATHNLAYGVLTGVLLAAMFFANKVGQFMHVSSRLSEDENDPRHRTYEVIGQVFFASTEKFLESFDFKDDVDKVSIDLSKAHFWDITAVHALDKVVVDFRREGIEVEVIGMNEATATIVDKHGVHNDPDAAEKLMGH; translated from the coding sequence ATGAACTGGTACCGCATCAAGCAGGAATGGTTTTCCAACATGCGCGGGGATGCCCTTTCCGGGTTGGTCGTCGCCCTGGCGCTGATTCCGGAGGCCATCGCCTTCTCGATCATCGCTGGCGTCGACCCCAAGGTGGGCCTGTACGCCTCGTTCGCCATCGCCGTGGTGATCGCCTTCACCGGCGGACGGCCGGGGATGATCTCGGCGGCCACGGCGGCCACGGCGCTGTTGATGATTACCCTGGTCAAGGACCACGGGCTGGAATACCTGCTGGCCGCCACGATACTCGCCGGGGTGCTGCAGATCGGCGCCGGCTACATCCGCCTCGACCGGCTGATGCGGTTCATCTCCAACTCGGTGATGACCGGCTTCGTCAACGCGCTCGCCATCCTGATCTTCATGGCGCAACTGCCCGAGCTGACCAACGTCACCTGGCATGTCTACGCCATGACCGCCGCGGGGCTAGCGATCATCTACGGCCTGCCGAAGCTCACCAACGTGATTCCCTCGCCACTGGTGACCATCGTGGTGCTCACGATCATCGCCTGGCTGATGAACATCGACGTGCGCACGGTGGGCGACATGGGCGAGATGCCCGATACCCTGCCGGTGTTCTTCCTGCCGGACATCCCGCTCAATCTCGAGACGCTGATGATCATCCTGCCGTACTCGGCGGCGATCGCGGTGGTCGGCCTGCTCGAGTCGCTGATGACGCAGAACCTGCTCGACACGCTGACCGACACCAAGACCAGCAGGGCGCGCGAGTGCAAGGGGCAGGGCATCGCCAACATCGTCTCCGGCTCGATGGGTGGCATGGCCGGCTGCGCGATGGTCGGCCAGTCGGTGATCAACATCAAATCCGGCGGTCGGGGACGCCTGTCGACCTTCCTCGCCGGGATCTACCTGCTGATCCTGGTGGTCTTCCTGGCGCCGGTACTCACCCTGATCCCGATGGCCGCGCTGGTGGCGGTGATGATCATGGTCTCGATCGGCACCTTCAGCTGGGGCTCGATACGCGATCTCAAGAAGCACCCGATGAGCACCAATGTGGTCATGGTGATGACCGTGATCGTCACGGTCGCCACCCACAATCTCGCCTACGGCGTGCTCACCGGCGTGCTGCTGGCGGCGATGTTCTTCGCCAACAAGGTCGGCCAGTTCATGCACGTCTCCTCGCGCCTGTCCGAGGACGAGAACGACCCACGTCATCGCACCTACGAGGTGATCGGGCAGGTGTTCTTCGCTTCGACCGAGAAATTCCTCGAGTCGTTTGATTTCAAGGACGACGTGGATAAGGTATCGATCGACCTGTCCAAGGCGCACTTCTGGGACATCACCGCGGTGCACGCGCTCGACAAGGTCGTGGTCGACTTCCGCCGGGAAGGCATCGAGGTCGAGGTCATCGGCATGAACGAGGCGACCGCCACGATCGTCGACAAGCATGGCGTGCACAACGATCCGGACGCCGCCGAGAAGCTGATGGGGCACTGA
- a CDS encoding tetratricopeptide repeat protein, which yields MAQMTRFPLRGPSDSAGLLGALALIATLALAPPAFAQAEGQVDGQVDGQVDGQVDGQAVPEAALAAEMQQDWSAAAAVYRDELEADPDRTDLWRRLADVLAAADQPVAAAEALDQAVETEPDDADLRLEASAAWAQAEQPGRALEHCQAAADVRPDDASVLRTCAQQANWAGDSQAVVRMRERLYAISGDAEDLKAYARALGGAGELDESVALYHEYLAAHPDDAEALLGYATIQTWRGDYANGADALAHYREVHGEDDEWAARSARLLAWAHRPSRARPLNEQLLAAEPDNYEYLYTRMLILRGEKRHSAAIAALEPLKRLRPESTDTLDAIRSTHAFLRSNVGIEAGWRDDADDISMRRFAVKGRWSLTPETYLYGRAEHRDIRAQAGSPFVGVEGDTSIDIEQAWVGARHRFSPLLEIGADVGAASIDGGGGDVGLYGLYADLRPLDNLWVDLSATRRVWDISPRSASLGLAIRDHRARIQWQPTLRHFVNAEVAHGRLNDGNRRNELFVNPYRAMLRTERFNLDLGVSAHWQDYDQDLDNGYYDPSNYRRFALTAVGYWKFSDDDGLNVSLSPGWHTDDSLPQYEFGTDVSVELINGIYRDWYSRLGVSYSDRSQTTGRYDAYSINWELVRRF from the coding sequence ATGGCACAAATGACTCGTTTTCCCCTTCGCGGCCCGTCGGACTCGGCCGGCCTGCTCGGCGCCCTGGCGCTGATAGCCACGCTGGCCCTTGCCCCGCCGGCCTTCGCCCAGGCAGAGGGCCAGGTCGATGGCCAGGTTGATGGCCAGGTTGATGGCCAGGTTGATGGCCAGGCGGTTCCCGAAGCGGCCCTGGCCGCGGAAATGCAACAGGACTGGTCGGCCGCCGCAGCGGTCTATCGCGATGAGCTCGAGGCCGATCCGGACCGCACCGACTTGTGGCGCCGGCTGGCCGACGTGCTGGCCGCCGCCGATCAGCCGGTCGCCGCTGCAGAGGCGCTGGACCAGGCGGTCGAGACCGAGCCCGACGATGCCGACCTGCGCCTGGAGGCCAGTGCCGCCTGGGCGCAGGCCGAGCAGCCGGGGCGAGCACTCGAGCATTGCCAGGCCGCCGCCGATGTGCGCCCGGATGATGCCTCGGTGCTGCGCACTTGTGCCCAGCAGGCCAACTGGGCGGGGGACTCGCAGGCGGTGGTCCGGATGCGCGAACGCCTCTACGCCATCAGCGGGGATGCCGAGGATCTGAAGGCCTATGCCCGGGCGCTGGGCGGTGCCGGCGAGCTCGACGAGTCGGTCGCCCTGTACCACGAGTACCTGGCGGCGCATCCGGATGATGCCGAGGCGCTGCTCGGTTATGCCACCATCCAGACCTGGCGCGGCGACTATGCCAACGGTGCCGATGCGCTCGCTCACTATCGCGAGGTGCACGGCGAGGATGACGAATGGGCCGCGCGCAGCGCGCGGCTGCTTGCCTGGGCACATCGCCCCAGCCGGGCCCGGCCGCTCAACGAGCAGCTGCTGGCCGCGGAGCCCGACAACTACGAATACCTCTACACCCGCATGCTGATACTGCGTGGCGAGAAGCGTCACAGTGCGGCGATCGCGGCGCTCGAACCCCTCAAGCGCCTGCGACCGGAATCGACGGACACGCTCGATGCGATCCGTAGCACGCATGCCTTCCTGCGCTCGAACGTCGGCATCGAGGCCGGCTGGCGCGACGACGCTGACGACATCAGCATGCGTCGCTTCGCGGTCAAGGGGCGCTGGTCGTTGACCCCGGAAACCTACCTCTACGGTCGGGCCGAGCACCGTGATATCCGCGCGCAGGCCGGCAGCCCGTTCGTCGGGGTGGAAGGCGATACCTCGATCGACATCGAACAGGCCTGGGTGGGAGCGCGCCACCGTTTCAGCCCGTTGCTCGAAATCGGCGCGGACGTCGGTGCGGCCAGTATCGACGGCGGGGGTGGTGATGTGGGGCTGTACGGGTTGTATGCCGACCTGCGCCCGCTGGATAACCTCTGGGTCGATCTCTCGGCCACCCGTCGCGTCTGGGACATCTCGCCCAGGTCTGCCTCGTTGGGGCTGGCGATACGGGATCATCGCGCACGCATTCAGTGGCAGCCGACATTGCGCCATTTCGTCAACGCCGAGGTGGCCCACGGCCGGCTCAACGACGGTAATCGGCGCAACGAGCTGTTCGTCAATCCCTACCGGGCCATGCTGCGTACCGAGCGCTTCAACCTGGACCTGGGCGTCTCGGCGCACTGGCAGGATTACGACCAGGATCTCGACAACGGGTACTACGACCCGTCGAACTACCGGCGCTTTGCGCTCACGGCGGTGGGCTACTGGAAGTTTTCCGATGATGACGGACTGAATGTCTCGCTCAGCCCGGGCTGGCACACCGATGACAGCCTGCCCCAGTACGAGTTCGGCACGGATGTTTCGGTCGAGTTGATCAACGGCATCTACCGGGATTGGTACAGCCGGCTGGGCGTGTCCTACAGCGACCGCTCCCAGACCACCGGTCGCTATGACGCCTATTCGATCAACTGGGAACTGGTGCGCCGCTTCTGA
- a CDS encoding glycosyltransferase, translated as MATTPYFVLSPSAALSIIGLIRGPDKTDPTPPEDWRDAVVDVVIPALNEQASVVLALESVRRQTKQPRNIILVDDGSRDRTIEYARAFAEHHDMPLTVIQRDHPIGKTPTIKRQSREYDADVEFILDADTYLDADNYIARTVEELYKGAGIASACGVILPTREKDRRRRINEPAISAFLDAKEEVDLHQPLGNWWHRLNRNLTAVYRQQLYTFLQRFVYVGQMKFFGSITNPVGCAVAYRRKFIKDLFDKYEPVMGDDLTNSEDIFIGFALMNEGYRNIQLQDVTAHSMEPEMRNLPRQIYMWSSSFLQSCYYFDGLLGSPFKVLRRIRKRYREKHDAEVRKLVAQRKIREPYRQPFGVVYTEEQGRPAGWIPFLAAFEKVAFPTALLIMILLQLWEPLVVTLIAEMIVAVGILTYISKGRRFKAFLQGILMTPIRYASLLYDLVTIGRFATDLWITGNRKWHK; from the coding sequence ATGGCAACCACCCCTTATTTCGTCCTGAGTCCGAGCGCCGCGCTCAGCATCATCGGGCTGATTCGCGGGCCGGACAAGACCGACCCCACTCCCCCCGAGGACTGGCGTGACGCGGTGGTCGATGTCGTGATCCCGGCGCTCAACGAGCAGGCTAGCGTGGTGCTCGCACTGGAGTCGGTGCGGCGGCAGACCAAGCAGCCGCGCAACATCATTCTCGTCGACGATGGCAGTCGCGATCGCACCATCGAGTATGCCCGTGCCTTCGCCGAGCATCACGACATGCCGCTGACCGTGATCCAGCGTGACCATCCCATCGGTAAAACCCCCACGATCAAGCGCCAGTCGCGCGAGTACGATGCGGATGTCGAGTTCATCCTCGACGCCGATACCTATCTCGATGCGGACAACTACATCGCGCGCACCGTTGAGGAGCTCTACAAGGGTGCCGGCATCGCCAGCGCCTGTGGCGTCATCCTGCCCACCCGGGAAAAGGATCGTCGCCGGCGTATCAACGAGCCGGCGATTAGCGCCTTCCTGGATGCAAAGGAGGAGGTGGACCTTCATCAGCCACTGGGTAACTGGTGGCACCGGCTCAACCGCAACCTTACGGCGGTCTATCGCCAGCAGCTCTACACCTTCCTGCAGCGATTCGTTTACGTCGGCCAGATGAAGTTCTTCGGCAGCATCACCAACCCGGTGGGCTGTGCGGTCGCCTACCGGCGCAAGTTCATCAAGGACCTGTTCGACAAGTACGAGCCGGTCATGGGCGACGACCTGACCAACTCCGAGGACATCTTTATCGGCTTTGCGCTGATGAACGAGGGCTACCGCAATATCCAGCTCCAGGACGTCACCGCGCATTCGATGGAGCCCGAGATGCGCAACCTGCCGCGCCAGATCTACATGTGGTCGTCCTCGTTCCTGCAGAGCTGCTATTACTTCGACGGTTTGCTGGGCAGTCCCTTCAAGGTCCTGCGCCGGATTCGGAAACGGTACCGGGAAAAGCACGATGCGGAGGTCAGGAAACTAGTCGCCCAGCGCAAGATCCGGGAACCCTATCGCCAGCCGTTTGGTGTGGTCTATACCGAAGAGCAGGGACGGCCTGCCGGCTGGATTCCGTTCCTGGCCGCGTTCGAGAAGGTAGCCTTCCCGACAGCCCTGCTGATCATGATCCTCCTGCAGTTGTGGGAGCCTTTGGTCGTCACCCTGATCGCCGAAATGATCGTCGCGGTGGGCATCCTCACCTACATCTCCAAGGGGCGGCGCTTCAAGGCCTTCCTGCAGGGCATCCTGATGACCCCGATCCGCTACGCGAGCCTGCTCTACGACCTGGTGACCATCGGCCGCTTTGCCACGGATCTCTGGATTACGGGGAACAGAAAATGGCACAAATGA